The Thamnophis elegans isolate rThaEle1 chromosome Z, rThaEle1.pri, whole genome shotgun sequence genome contains a region encoding:
- the LOC116521173 gene encoding protein ZBED8-like, whose amino-acid sequence MLTEFKVKRARFDEKATLPVLGFVPTNKPILTVSYEVAYLIAKQGKPHTIAETLIKPAVLKMVNIMLRKAAEVKLSQIPLSNDTISDRIEDMSKDILAQVVADQISSPAKFSLQLDETIDVSNLSQLAVFVRYVKDDVIKEDFLFCKPLTTTTKAADVKKLVDDFFKDNNLSWDMVSAVCSDGTPAMLGRKSGFGVLVKADAPHIIVTHCILHRHALATKTLPPKLAEVLKIVVECVNYVRNSALRHRIFRELCKEMGSEFEVLLYHSNVQWLSRGQVLNRVFAVRVELALFLQEHQHCHADCFKNSEFILILAYMADIFAALNHLNQQMQGGGVNIIKAEENLKAFQKKLPLWKRRIENNNFANFPLLDDYVSKIEDVSGIRDISVPTELKQAIATHLDSLAKSLDGYFPTRESYPAWVRQPFTFSVETTDVNDEYLDEIIEIQQSQVQQQLFRTTTLSTFWCQQMVTYPVIAKKALEIFILFVTTYLCEQSFSRMLDIQMKRNRLCCENDMRVALAKVKPHISEPVSERQQQKSH is encoded by the coding sequence ATGCTCACTGAATTCAAGGTGAAGAGAGCTAGATTCGATGAAAAGGCTACTCTGCCTGTTCTCGGCTTTGTACCCACCAACAAACCGATTCTCACAGTATCGTACGAAGTTGCTTACCTGATCGCAAAGCAGGGCAAACCACACACCATTGCTGAAACACTCATAAAACCAGCTGTGTTGAAGATGGTGAATATCATGCTGAGAAAAGCGGCTGAAGTTAAGTTATCCCAAATTCCTCTTTCAAATGACACCATCAGCGACAGAATAGAGGACATGAGCAAAGACATCTTGGCTCAAGTAGTTGCAGATCAGATTTCAAGCCCGGCAAAATTCAGCCTTCAACTCGACGAGACCATAGACGTTTCCAATCTAAGCCAGCTTGCAGTATTCGTGCGCTATGTGAAAGACGACGTGATAAAggaagattttttattttgtaagccTCTTACAACAACAACTAAGGCAGCCGATGTGAAGAAACTTGTGGATGACTTCTTCAAAGACAACAATCTTTCGTGGGATATGGTTTCTGCAGTTTGTTCGGACGGAACTCCAGCCATGCTGGGAAGAAAGTCTGGTTTTGGTGTGCTAGTGAAAGCCGATGCACCACACATCATTGTTACGCATTGTATTCTACACAGGCATGCGTTGGCAACAAAAACCTTGCCTCCAAAACTGGCAGAAGTATTAAAAATTGTAGTGGAATGCGTGAACTATGTGCGAAATAGTGCTCTGAGGCACCGCATCTTCAGGGAGCTGTGTAAAGAAATGGGATCTGAATTCGAGGTACTTCTGTACCATTCTAACGTTCAGTGGTTATCCCGGGGACAGGTGCTGAATCGTGTTTTTGCCGTGCGTGTGGAATTAGCCCTGTTTTTGCAAGAGCACCAACATTGTCATGCAGATTGCTTCAAAAATTCTGAGTTCATTCTCATTTTAGCGTACATGGCTGATATCTTCGCAGCTCTCAATCATCTCAATCAACAGATGCAGGGTGGTGGAGTCAACATCATCAAAGCGGAAGAAAACCTGAAGGCTTTTCAAAAAAAGCTACCGTTATGGAAACGACGAATAGAGAACAATAACTTTGCAAACTTTCCCCTGCTAGATGACTATGTAAGTAAGATCGAAGATGTATCTGGAATCAGAGACATTTCTGTACCCACGGAACTGAAGCAAGCAATTGCCACACACTTAGATTCGCTTGCAAAGTCTCTTGACGGATACTTCCCTACAAGAGAGTCATATCCAGCATGGGTGAGACAGCCATTCACGTTTAGTGTTGAGACAACAGATGTCAATGATGAATACCTCGATGAAATCATTGAAATTCAGCAGAGCCAGGTTCAACAGCAACTCTTCAGAACAACAACGCTCTCAACGTTTTGGTGTCAACAAATGGTAACGTATCCTGTTATTGCTAAGAAAGCTCTGGAGATTTTCATACTGTTTGTTACAACATATCTTTGCGAGCAATCCTTTTCGAGGATGCTGGACATACAAATGAAAAGGAATAGACTTTGTTGCGAAAATGACATGAGAGTGGCACTTGCCAAGGTAAAGCCACACATTTCTGAACCGGTCTCTGAAAGGCAACAGCAGAAGTCACACTGA